One window of the Cryptomeria japonica chromosome 7, Sugi_1.0, whole genome shotgun sequence genome contains the following:
- the LOC131073450 gene encoding uncharacterized protein At4g15970 yields MKGVNQSVVRRVSAFLACIIVVGFVSIAIDEQLQASLTPILVSMQNLFPSEMDDLHAKDPDIPPYNSSDVTDELKVSLSKAANQEKTVLITTLNAAWAQKNSMVDLFLKSFHIGNGTEALLKNLLIVAVDEKALNRCREIHPHCYLMKTEGVDFSGENLYMTRGYLKMMWRRLRFFGQVLERGYNFVFSDADIMWFRDPFTKFSSKADFQVASNRYRRKATNLYNKPNAGFMYVRSNEKTVDFFSFWYRSKKDYPRKNEQQVLNLLKWEEFRRRRLKFEFLDTKYFGGYCERTKDVNSVCTMHANCCELGLKAKVIDLRNTLSDWEKYKQQEKLGKSKDVLWTSPDACQNSCRR; encoded by the exons ATGAAAGGGGTTAATCAGAGTGTCGTGAGGAGGGTGAGTGCATTTCTGGCTTGCATAATAGTGGTGGGATTTGTGTCCATTGCTATTGATGAACAACTCCAGGCTTCCTTGACTCCGATTCTCGTCAGCATGCAAAATCTCTTCCCTTCAGAGATGGACGATTTGCATGCAAAAGATCCAGATATT CCTCCTTATAATTCATCAGATGTTACCGACGAGCTAAAAGTAAGCCTTTCAAAAGCGGCGAATCAGGAGAAAACCGTTCTAATCACGACTCTGAATGCGGCGTGGGCGCAGAAGAATAGCATGGTGGATTTATTCCTGAAAAGTTTCCACATCGGTAACGGAACCGAGGCGttgttgaaaaatttgttgattgtTGCCGTAGATGAGAAGGCGCTCAATCGCTGCCGGGAAATTCATCCGCATTGTTATCTGATGAAAACAGAGGGAGTCGATTTCTCCGGTGAAAATCTTTACATGACTCGAGGTTATTTGAAAATGATGTGGAGAAGGCTTCGTTTCTTCGGACAAGTGTTGGAGCGAGGATATAACTTCGTTTTCTCG GATGCGGATATTATGTGGTTTCGAGATCCTTTTACTAAATTCTCATCCAAGGCAGACTTCCAAGTAGCATCAAATCGTTATAGAAGGAAAGCAACTAATCTCTACAATAAGCCCAACGCAGGATTCATGTATGTTCGCTCCAATGAAAAGACAGTTGATTTTTTCAGCTTTTGGTATCGATCTAAGAAAGATTATCCCCGTAAAAATGAGCAACAAGTGTTGAACCTACTGAAATGGGAAGAGTTCAGACGCAGGCGACTTAAATTCGAATTCCTTGACACTAAATATTTTGGCGGGTACTGTGAAAGAACGAAAGATGTAAACTCGGTTTGTACCATGCATGCCAACTGTTGTGAACTCGGATTGAAGGCCAAGGTTATTGATTTGAGAAATACTCTTTCCGACTGGGAGAAATATAAGCAACAAGAAAAGCTAGGTAAAAGCAAGGATGTGCTCTGGACATCTCCAGACGCATGTCAGAATTCCTGTCGCCGATGA